The Sulfitobacter donghicola DSW-25 = KCTC 12864 = JCM 14565 genome has a segment encoding these proteins:
- a CDS encoding DUF2948 family protein produces the protein MSNDARFEDGGESPLNLGALDAEDLSVISSLVQDAVFPASEMSWHKGEGRFALLLNRMRWEDEGAARHAPERVQSVLMFANVQGVASQGVPKGDADTVLSVLHIGFEETDAPSGHVILTLAGDGAIRLSVEALDVSLKDVTRPYVAPSKKRPHHPD, from the coding sequence ATGAGCAACGACGCACGTTTTGAAGACGGCGGTGAATCCCCTCTGAACCTCGGCGCATTGGACGCCGAGGATCTTTCCGTGATCTCGTCGCTGGTGCAGGACGCCGTTTTTCCCGCCTCGGAAATGAGCTGGCACAAGGGCGAGGGGCGTTTTGCGCTGCTCCTCAACCGAATGCGGTGGGAAGATGAAGGCGCGGCACGTCACGCGCCTGAACGCGTTCAATCGGTGTTGATGTTTGCCAATGTTCAGGGCGTTGCCTCCCAAGGCGTGCCAAAAGGGGATGCTGACACGGTGCTTTCCGTGTTGCACATCGGGTTTGAAGAAACCGACGCGCCGTCTGGCCATGTCATCCTGACCCTTGCAGGGGATGGCGCGATCCGGCTGAGTGTCGAGGCGCTGGATGTGTCCCTCAAAGACGTCACGCGCCCCTATGTTGCGCCCTCCAAAAAGCGCCCCCATCACCCCGACTAA
- the murA gene encoding UDP-N-acetylglucosamine 1-carboxyvinyltransferase, translating into MDAILVRGGGPLSGSIPIAGAKNASLALMPATLLSEEPLTLINAPRLSDIRTMTQLLQSLGAEITTLQEGRVISMSCHGDINTRAEYDIVRKMRASNLVLGPLLAREGYAEVSLPGGCAIGARPMDIHTDGLEKMGASIDLRDGYLYAKAAGGRLKGAVIDFPFASVGATENIMMAATLAKGTTVINNAAREPEIVDLADCLRRMGAQIEGDGTPSITIQGVDRLGAATHPVVTDRIELGTYMLAPAICGGEVELLGGRIDLIGAFCEKLDLAGIDVTETEKGLKVKRRGDRVKAVDVTTEPFPGFPTDLQAQMMALLCTAEGTSTLEEKIFENRFMHAPELIRMGAKVDVHGGKAIVTGVDKLKGAPVMATDLRASVSLILAGMAAEGETKVSRVYHLDRGYEHVVAKLRGVGADIERIKDE; encoded by the coding sequence ATGGACGCAATTCTGGTACGTGGCGGTGGGCCGCTGAGTGGTTCTATCCCAATCGCAGGTGCAAAAAACGCATCACTGGCACTGATGCCCGCGACTCTCTTGAGCGAAGAGCCGCTGACCCTGATAAACGCGCCGCGCTTGTCCGATATTCGCACAATGACGCAGCTGTTGCAGTCTTTGGGCGCTGAAATCACCACCTTGCAAGAGGGGCGCGTGATCTCGATGTCGTGCCACGGCGACATTAATACACGCGCCGAATATGACATCGTGCGCAAAATGCGCGCCTCGAACCTCGTGCTTGGCCCCCTTCTGGCGCGCGAAGGCTATGCCGAAGTGTCACTGCCTGGTGGCTGCGCAATCGGTGCGCGCCCGATGGACATCCACACAGACGGCCTAGAGAAAATGGGCGCCTCCATCGACCTGCGCGATGGCTATCTTTATGCAAAAGCCGCTGGTGGCCGCCTCAAAGGCGCTGTGATCGACTTCCCGTTCGCTTCAGTTGGGGCCACGGAAAACATCATGATGGCCGCAACGCTGGCCAAAGGCACAACCGTCATCAATAACGCCGCGCGCGAGCCTGAAATCGTTGACCTCGCCGACTGTCTGCGCCGTATGGGCGCCCAGATCGAAGGTGACGGCACGCCGAGCATCACCATTCAGGGCGTTGATCGCCTTGGCGCGGCGACGCATCCCGTAGTCACCGACCGGATTGAGCTGGGCACCTATATGCTGGCCCCCGCGATCTGCGGTGGCGAGGTCGAGCTGCTGGGCGGCCGCATCGACCTGATCGGCGCCTTCTGTGAAAAACTGGACCTCGCAGGCATCGACGTGACCGAGACTGAGAAGGGTCTCAAAGTGAAACGCCGCGGCGACCGCGTAAAAGCCGTTGACGTCACAACCGAACCTTTCCCGGGCTTCCCTACCGATCTTCAGGCCCAGATGATGGCGCTGCTCTGCACCGCCGAAGGGACATCGACCCTCGAAGAGAAAATCTTTGAAAACCGCTTTATGCACGCGCCGGAATTGATCCGCATGGGCGCAAAAGTAGACGTGCACGGCGGTAAGGCCATCGTGACAGGCGTCGATAAACTCAAAGGTGCGCCCGTAATGGCAACCGATCTGCGCGCCTCTGTTTCGCTGATCCTTGCGGGTATGGCGGCCGAGGGCGAAACCAAAGTGTCGCGCGTCTACCACCTTGATCGCGGATACGAACACGTTGTGGCCAAACTGCGCGGTGTTGGTGCCGATATCGAACGGATCAAAGACGAATGA